CATCTGCCAAGGTCCTTGTGCTTTGTCACTGCTTGACGGGGAAAATTCCCTGGGAACACAAGATGAAAGTCAGGGCCAGGGAGGGCATGACATTGGCGTGGGCGAGGCCGCCTCCCTCGGTGGAGATCGCGGCTTCGGCCAATTGCAGCTTGGTCAGAGTCTGCCCTGGTTGATTGGTGACGAACTGGGTATAGCCCGCCGGGGCGGTCGCGGGCAGGGCGTTGATCGGGCTGTTCGCGGTTGCCGGATCGGAACAAGCGAACAGGGTGTGGTTATGGGCGGGCATTTCGGCGGCGGCCACCGTCACCGTCTCGGTCCCCACCGCCTGCCCCAGAACCCGCGGGGTCAATCCGGTCCCCTGGCCCTTGTGCAGGGGCACCCGGCCACGCAGATCGGGAACGCCGAAGGTGGCGACGCTATCGCCGCCAAACACCGTGCCCAGCACGGCGAAAAGCGCCTCGTTCTGCTTGATCGGCAAGAGGGATCCATCGCAGGCGACAAATTGCTGGGGTACCCAATTGCCGGCAAACAGGCGGATTTCCCCCAAGTAGGCATCGACCATGGTCGTCTCCTTAGGCTATGAGGGGTGGCTTAACCGCGGGTAGGGTAAATGCCGCGCAGCGCGATGCAGTAATTCAGCACCAGGGACGGCTGACTATTGGCATGGCCCTGACCGGCGCCGGCGACCGAGACACTGGCCGGATCAAGGCCAACCGTCGTTCCGCCGACGCAATAGGTGGTCAGCGTCCCGGCGGCATCGGCGAAATAGGCGTTGGCCGGATTGGGGATGGTTCCGGACGTGCTTGAGGCGCCGATGTCATGGCTGTGGCTGGGGACGGTCGCTTGGGTCAAGGCCACGGTTTCCGCTCCCCCCTTGTCGCCCGTGGCGTAATGTGTGCCAGGGGTGACGCCCGCCGGAAGCGGGGTTCCCCAGCTATCGGCCAGGGCGACCCGTCCGCGCAGGTCGGGAAGATTGAAAGTGGTTCTCGGGTCGCCGCCGAACTGGATGCCAAGCAGCGCATAAAGGGCCTGATTCTGGCCGATCGGCAAGGCCTGCCCATCGCATTGGGCCCAGCCGACAGGAGGATAGTCAAACCCGAACAGACGCAATTCGCCGATAAAGAAATCGCTCACGCCTTGGGCCCTTTCCATTCGAAGGAACCAGATCCCTTGCCGTCGTGCCTTGTGGGATTGCGAGGCTACGACAGAAAGTTTTTACTCCATTAGGTGGTGTAAAATCGAGAGAAAAGAGTCTTTTCGCGAGGAATCCTCCTCTCGAAAGGCCAGGGCGCCTTTGGAATTGCGCATGAGACGCATTTTCATTCATAGTCGCGTTTTCCCTCGCCGGGGGAGGGCGGTCGCCCGGCGAGCGCCGGTCCAGGCCGGTTGCGGGTTTTGGGAAAGGACGGGACGGGGATATGACGGACTTGCTTGGCAAGGGGCGATCGTCCCCCACCCCTCCTCTGAAGGTGGGGACGGCCGACTGGGATCACCTGCTGCCTTCGGGTGGCGGCTGGCGGGAGACCCAGATCCCCCTGGACGAGCCGGGACGGATGCGATTTCGCATCGGCTGGCTTGGGCCATCGATGACCGTGACGGAGAGCCAAGCCCGGCTTGGCCACGAGGTCACCGCGCGGATCGAGCAGCCGGGCGCGGTGAGCACCTTGTGCTTCGGCCGGGCGGGCAGCAGCCTGTTCGGCTTTGGGACGGACCGGCCGCGCCATGTGGTGCGGGCTGGCGATATCTGGCTTTTCCATGGTGACGACGCCGTGTTGACGCGGCAGACCCCGGCCCAGGATCAGGCCGTCATGGTGGCGCTGAAGATCCCCTCGGCGCGAATGGCCGAGGTACTGGAGGGATCGGTGCGGTCCGGGCGCGGAACGCGGGCGCTGCGCTTGGATCAAGAGGCGTTGTCGCGGTTTTCCCTGGCGCCGTTGTTGGACAATCCTTTGACCGGTCCTCTCGACCGGCTGATGGCCGAAAGCCACGCCCTCGCCCTGCTGGCGCGCTGTCTGGCTCCCCTGGCTGGCGGGATGGCGGATGAGCCGGTGGACGATAGCCGCCCCCTGGCCCGCGTGCTGGACCGTTTGATGGCGGATCTGGGCAATCCGCCCTCGCTTGAGGATCTCGCCCGCGACGCGGGGATGAGCCATGCCCGCCTCAACCGCTGTTTCCATCGGGCTTATGGCAAGACCGTTTTTGCCTGGCTGCGCGACCACCGTCTGGAGCGCGCGTGCCGGTATCTGCGCCAGGACGGCCATAGCATCACCGAAATAGCCTTCTTGTGTGGATTTAGCAGTTCCAGCCACTTCGCTGCAGCCTTCCGCCAGCGGTTTGGCTGCCGGCCGGCGGATTATCGGCTGGGCAAGGAAAGGGCGTAACGGCCCCGGAGCGGGCGACGGGAAAGAGGGGGGCTTTGTGGTCAAAGGCGCCTCCCCCCCTTGTCGCCTATGGCTTCCGCCTTCCGACCTCCAGGCGCAGGGGGCCGAACGGCGTTTCGACCGTGCGGCTCGTCACGTCGAGGAAACCGGCCCGCTCCAGGGCGCTGGTGATGCGGCCGGCGTCGAAGGAAAGATCCTGACCCCGCAGGGCCGTGGCGAGGCGCCCGACCACATGCGCCTCGGGGCGGGTGCGTTCGTCGGTCAAGCCCTCGTGAAAGCTGACGAAGATCCCCCCGGGCGCCAGGGCGTCGCGGATACGCGAGGCGAGGGCCTCAAGATCGCGCGCATAGTACAGGGTCATCGACGCCCAGATGATGTCGTATCCCTGACCCAGATCGGCGTCGTTGTAATCTCCGGCCCGCACCTCGATGCGCGCCGCAAGGCCGTCGTCGGCCAGGGTGGCGGCGATCCGCTCGGCCAGCGGCGGTAGATCGAAAACCGTCACCGCCAAATCCGCCCGCCGCGCGGCGAGGGTGCGCGCCAGGATGTCCGAGCCCGCCCCCAGGTCGAGGAAGCGCCGCGCGGTCGGCCACGCCGGCAAGGATTCCAGGCAGGCGACCATCACCGGAACGCCCAAGGCCCGATGAAAGGAGCGCAAACTGCCCCCCGCCCGGTCCCAGAACGCCGGGTCGCCCATGTCGAGCGGCGGCGGGACCGGCGCCGTCAGCAGGTCGGCCAGACTGGAGTGGCGCAACCAGGACAAACCGGCGAGCATCGGCCGCAGGGACAGCGGCCCGTCGCTGGCCAGATAGGTCGCGCCTTCGGCCGACAGGCCATAGCGGCCCGCGCGCTTGGTCAAGGCCCCCATGGCGCAGAGCCCATCGAGCACCAAAGCCAGACGCCGGGCGTCCAGGCCAAGATCGGCGGCCAGGGCCGCGGCCGAGGGGTGGGCGGAAAGACGGTCGAACACTCCCAAGGTCAATCCGAGATCGATGAGGTGCCATCGCAAGGGGGCTTGCAAAAGGTCGAACAACATGGCGGCGAAAGCGCCATCGGGGACGACCGGCTTGGAAGACGACATCCTGCGGGCCCCCCTTACCACGTCAGACGTAGGCGCAAGCCGACCTCGCGCGGCGCGCCATCCTCGACGATGGCGCCCAGCGGGGCGCTCACGGCGCGGGTGTAGACCGTTTCTCCGGTCAGGTTCTTGCTCCACAAGGCCACCTCAGCCCCCTTGAAGCGGTAGCCCACCTCGGCGTCGGCCAGGATGTAGGCGCCTTGCTTGAGGGTGTTCTGGCTGTCGAA
The DNA window shown above is from Rhodospirillum rubrum ATCC 11170 and carries:
- a CDS encoding class I SAM-dependent methyltransferase, with the translated sequence MSSSKPVVPDGAFAAMLFDLLQAPLRWHLIDLGLTLGVFDRLSAHPSAAALAADLGLDARRLALVLDGLCAMGALTKRAGRYGLSAEGATYLASDGPLSLRPMLAGLSWLRHSSLADLLTAPVPPPLDMGDPAFWDRAGGSLRSFHRALGVPVMVACLESLPAWPTARRFLDLGAGSDILARTLAARRADLAVTVFDLPPLAERIAATLADDGLAARIEVRAGDYNDADLGQGYDIIWASMTLYYARDLEALASRIRDALAPGGIFVSFHEGLTDERTRPEAHVVGRLATALRGQDLSFDAGRITSALERAGFLDVTSRTVETPFGPLRLEVGRRKP
- a CDS encoding helix-turn-helix transcriptional regulator, which produces MTDLLGKGRSSPTPPLKVGTADWDHLLPSGGGWRETQIPLDEPGRMRFRIGWLGPSMTVTESQARLGHEVTARIEQPGAVSTLCFGRAGSSLFGFGTDRPRHVVRAGDIWLFHGDDAVLTRQTPAQDQAVMVALKIPSARMAEVLEGSVRSGRGTRALRLDQEALSRFSLAPLLDNPLTGPLDRLMAESHALALLARCLAPLAGGMADEPVDDSRPLARVLDRLMADLGNPPSLEDLARDAGMSHARLNRCFHRAYGKTVFAWLRDHRLERACRYLRQDGHSITEIAFLCGFSSSSHFAAAFRQRFGCRPADYRLGKERA
- a CDS encoding phage tail protein, whose translation is MVDAYLGEIRLFAGNWVPQQFVACDGSLLPIKQNEALFAVLGTVFGGDSVATFGVPDLRGRVPLHKGQGTGLTPRVLGQAVGTETVTVAAAEMPAHNHTLFACSDPATANSPINALPATAPAGYTQFVTNQPGQTLTKLQLAEAAISTEGGGLAHANVMPSLALTFILCSQGIFPVKQ
- a CDS encoding phage tail protein, which codes for MSDFFIGELRLFGFDYPPVGWAQCDGQALPIGQNQALYALLGIQFGGDPRTTFNLPDLRGRVALADSWGTPLPAGVTPGTHYATGDKGGAETVALTQATVPSHSHDIGASSTSGTIPNPANAYFADAAGTLTTYCVGGTTVGLDPASVSVAGAGQGHANSQPSLVLNYCIALRGIYPTRG